From Rhizobium favelukesii, the proteins below share one genomic window:
- a CDS encoding fumarylacetoacetate hydrolase family protein: MKLMRVGELGHEKPALLDSDGKIRDLSAHASDIGGDAISPEGLSKLKALDPRSLPEVASGRIGACVAGTGKFICIGLNFSDHAAETGATVPPEPVIFMKATSAIAGPNDNVLIPRGSEKTDWEVELGVVIGKTAKYVSEADALDYVAGYCVSHDVSERAFQTERAGQWTKGKSCDTFGPIGPWLVTKDEIADPQNLGMWLKVNGETMQNGSSKTMVYGVAFIVSYLSQFMSLHPGDVISTGTPPGVGMGMKPQRFLKAGDVVELGIEGLGTQKQTFLADR, encoded by the coding sequence ATGAAGCTTATGCGTGTTGGAGAGCTTGGTCACGAGAAGCCAGCCTTGCTCGATTCCGATGGCAAGATCCGCGATCTTTCGGCGCACGCCTCGGACATTGGCGGTGACGCGATTTCGCCCGAAGGCCTGTCGAAACTCAAGGCTCTCGATCCGAGGAGCCTCCCGGAAGTCGCGTCCGGCCGGATTGGCGCCTGCGTTGCAGGCACCGGAAAGTTTATCTGCATCGGCCTCAATTTCTCCGATCACGCTGCTGAAACCGGCGCGACCGTCCCGCCGGAGCCTGTCATTTTCATGAAGGCGACCTCCGCAATTGCTGGGCCGAACGACAATGTCCTGATCCCGCGCGGTTCCGAAAAGACTGATTGGGAAGTGGAACTCGGCGTCGTCATCGGCAAGACGGCGAAGTATGTCAGCGAAGCCGATGCGCTTGATTATGTTGCCGGCTATTGTGTTTCCCACGACGTCTCGGAGCGCGCCTTCCAGACCGAGCGCGCGGGCCAGTGGACGAAGGGCAAGTCTTGCGACACGTTCGGTCCGATTGGCCCCTGGCTGGTCACCAAAGACGAAATAGCCGACCCGCAAAACCTCGGCATGTGGTTGAAGGTGAACGGCGAAACCATGCAGAATGGCTCGTCGAAGACGATGGTCTATGGCGTCGCCTTTATCGTGTCCTATCTCAGCCAGTTCATGTCGCTGCATCCGGGCGACGTGATTTCGACCGGTACGCCTCCGGGGGTTGGAATGGGCATGAAGCCACAGCGGTTCCTCAAGGCTGGCGACGTGGTGGAGCTCGGTATCGAAGGTTTGGGGACGCAGAAGCAGACCTTCCTGGCGGATCGTTGA
- a CDS encoding polyhydroxyalkanoate depolymerase, translating to MFYQLYELNHAALAPYRAFADIMRMVYANPLNPISQTPWGRTMAASLEMFERTTRRYGKPSFDLNDTVIGDRKVAVREEIVWSRAFCNLLHFARNVPSGHATDPRILIVAPMSGHYATLLRGTVEALLPSADIYITDWIDARMVPMTEGTFDFDDYVDYVIEMLRFLGPDTHVIAVCQPSVPVLAAAAVMEAENDPFSPSSMTLMGGPIDTRINPTAVNQLAKERSLEWFADNVIMNVPWPQPGFMRPVYPGFLQLSGFMSMNLDRHVIAHKEFFMHLVKNDGEPAEKHRDFYDEYLAVMDLTAEFYLQTVDQVFIKHALPKGELFHRGKLVDPAAIRNVALLTVEGENDDISGVGQTKAAQTICVNIPENMRMHYLQPDVGHYGVFNGSRFRREIAPRIVNFVREHARTGKPVVKRVIKGGKSG from the coding sequence ATGTTTTACCAGCTTTATGAATTGAACCATGCCGCATTGGCGCCTTATCGTGCTTTCGCCGATATCATGCGCATGGTCTATGCCAATCCGCTCAATCCGATTTCCCAGACGCCCTGGGGGCGCACGATGGCGGCAAGTCTCGAAATGTTCGAGCGCACGACCCGCCGTTACGGCAAGCCGTCGTTTGATCTGAACGACACCGTCATCGGCGACCGAAAGGTTGCCGTGCGGGAAGAGATCGTGTGGTCACGCGCCTTCTGCAATCTACTCCATTTCGCGCGCAATGTTCCAAGCGGCCATGCGACCGACCCGCGCATTCTCATCGTTGCGCCGATGTCCGGTCACTATGCGACGCTGCTGCGCGGTACAGTCGAAGCGCTGTTGCCTAGCGCCGACATCTACATCACGGACTGGATAGATGCGCGCATGGTGCCGATGACGGAAGGCACCTTCGATTTCGACGATTACGTCGACTATGTCATCGAGATGCTCCGCTTCCTCGGTCCGGATACACATGTCATTGCCGTCTGTCAGCCCTCCGTGCCGGTCCTGGCCGCCGCTGCCGTCATGGAGGCGGAAAACGACCCGTTCTCGCCCTCGTCGATGACGCTGATGGGTGGGCCGATCGACACGCGCATCAACCCGACGGCCGTAAACCAGCTCGCCAAGGAACGGTCGCTGGAGTGGTTTGCCGATAATGTGATCATGAATGTGCCGTGGCCGCAGCCGGGCTTCATGCGTCCGGTCTATCCCGGGTTCCTGCAGTTATCCGGCTTCATGTCGATGAACCTCGATCGGCACGTGATCGCCCACAAGGAATTCTTCATGCATCTGGTGAAGAACGACGGCGAGCCGGCCGAGAAACACCGCGACTTCTACGACGAATATCTCGCGGTCATGGATCTGACCGCCGAATTCTATTTGCAGACGGTCGATCAAGTCTTCATCAAGCACGCGCTGCCGAAGGGTGAGCTGTTCCACCGTGGTAAGCTTGTCGACCCCGCTGCGATCCGCAATGTGGCACTTCTCACTGTGGAAGGGGAGAACGACGATATCTCCGGCGTCGGCCAGACAAAGGCCGCTCAGACGATCTGCGTCAACATTCCCGAGAACATGCGCATGCATTACCTGCAGCCCGATGTCGGCCACTATGGCGTCTTCAACGGATCGCGCTTCCGTCGCGAAATCGCGCCGCGCATCGTCAACTTCGTGAGGGAACATGCGCGGACGGGAAAGCCTGTGGTAAAGAGGGTTATCAAGGGCGGAAAGTCCGGCTGA
- a CDS encoding DUF2852 domain-containing protein — protein MNQSALLRPDWTPATIALMILGFVVFWPLGLAMLAYIIFGERLRGFKRDANSTADGFFAGCRRSHGRYRPHFPTGNVAFDDWRKAELDRLEEERRKLDEMREEFDSYVRELRRAKDQEEFDRFMRDRKNAKRDDNGPVAEYQTP, from the coding sequence ATGAACCAGTCAGCATTGCTTCGGCCGGATTGGACTCCGGCTACCATTGCCCTGATGATCCTCGGCTTCGTGGTTTTCTGGCCTCTGGGTCTCGCCATGCTCGCCTACATCATCTTTGGGGAGCGTTTGCGCGGTTTCAAGCGTGACGCAAACAGCACCGCCGATGGATTCTTTGCCGGCTGCCGACGTTCGCATGGCCGTTATCGCCCTCATTTCCCGACGGGCAATGTCGCCTTCGACGATTGGCGGAAGGCCGAGCTCGACCGGCTGGAAGAAGAGCGTCGCAAGCTTGATGAGATGCGCGAGGAATTCGATTCCTACGTACGCGAACTGCGCCGCGCTAAGGATCAGGAAGAGTTCGACCGCTTCATGCGCGATCGCAAGAACGCCAAGCGCGACGACAACGGTCCGGTAGCAGAATACCAGACTCCGTGA
- a CDS encoding M48 family metallopeptidase: MFPLLANSRRSVRKPAPPETRTLDVAGRLMPLTIKQHERATRITLRIEPGGRGLKMTIPSGLAQREVNAFLDRHQGWLLTKLAKFSSDSGLRDGGTILFRGASHRIHHTGSLRGLTEAIVVDGKPVLKVSGMPEHLGRRIATFLKKEARADLEKVATLHARSISAPIRSIAMKDTRSRWGSCSSEGNLSFSWRIVMAPPSVVDYLAAHEVAHLKEMNHGPRFWALCKKLCPHMEEAKAWLKRHGSQLHAIDFE; this comes from the coding sequence ATGTTCCCGCTCCTCGCAAATTCACGCCGTAGCGTTCGAAAACCGGCTCCGCCCGAGACGCGAACGCTTGATGTGGCGGGGCGCCTGATGCCGCTTACGATTAAGCAGCACGAGCGAGCGACCCGCATCACCCTGCGGATTGAACCAGGCGGCCGGGGCCTGAAAATGACGATCCCGAGTGGGTTGGCGCAACGTGAAGTGAACGCCTTCCTCGACCGCCATCAGGGCTGGCTGCTCACCAAACTTGCCAAATTCTCGAGCGACAGTGGCCTGCGGGACGGTGGCACCATACTATTTCGTGGCGCATCTCATCGCATTCACCACACCGGCAGCCTTCGCGGGCTGACGGAAGCGATCGTTGTTGATGGCAAGCCGGTGTTGAAGGTCAGCGGCATGCCTGAGCATCTCGGGCGCCGGATTGCCACGTTCCTGAAGAAGGAAGCGCGAGCCGATCTCGAGAAAGTGGCAACACTGCATGCTCGCTCGATCAGTGCACCGATCAGGTCGATCGCCATGAAGGATACCCGCAGTCGATGGGGTTCCTGCTCGTCTGAGGGAAACCTGAGCTTTTCCTGGCGCATCGTGATGGCGCCACCGTCCGTCGTCGACTATCTTGCGGCACATGAAGTCGCGCATCTCAAGGAGATGAACCACGGACCACGCTTCTGGGCGCTCTGCAAGAAGCTCTGCCCTCACATGGAAGAGGCGAAGGCCTGGTTGAAGCGCCACGGCAGCCAGCTGCACGCCATCGATTTCGAGTGA
- a CDS encoding phosphoribosylanthranilate isomerase gives MKPDIKICGLKTAETIDRALARGATHIGFIFFEKSPRYVEPDIAGKLAEPARGKAKIVAVVVNPTNDDLDEIVALLKPDILQLHGDESPERVLTIKAVYGLPVMKAFSVRTADDLKPVEAYIGVADRFLFDARPPKGSDLPGGNGVSFDWSLLTWLDDNVDYMLSGGLNKGNIAEALAITKAPGIDASSGVESAPGVKNVAMIDEFFDAVERANQPETASGS, from the coding sequence ATGAAACCGGATATCAAAATCTGCGGGCTGAAGACGGCTGAAACAATCGATCGCGCCCTGGCGCGGGGTGCCACGCATATCGGCTTCATCTTCTTTGAGAAGAGCCCTCGCTACGTCGAGCCCGACATTGCCGGCAAGCTTGCGGAGCCGGCCCGCGGCAAGGCAAAGATCGTTGCCGTCGTCGTCAACCCGACCAACGACGATCTCGATGAGATCGTGGCGCTGTTGAAGCCCGATATCTTGCAGTTGCATGGCGACGAAAGCCCGGAGCGCGTTTTGACCATAAAGGCGGTCTACGGGCTACCTGTGATGAAGGCATTTTCTGTGCGGACAGCCGATGATCTGAAGCCGGTCGAGGCCTATATCGGCGTCGCCGATCGCTTCCTCTTCGATGCGAGGCCGCCGAAAGGATCGGATTTGCCCGGTGGCAACGGCGTTTCCTTCGATTGGAGCCTGCTCACTTGGCTTGACGACAATGTGGATTACATGCTTTCCGGTGGCTTGAACAAAGGTAACATTGCCGAGGCGCTTGCCATTACGAAGGCGCCGGGGATCGATGCGTCCTCCGGTGTCGAAAGCGCACCCGGCGTCAAGAACGTCGCAATGATCGATGAGTTTTTCGATGCGGTCGAGAGGGCCAATCAACCCGAAACGGCCTCAGGGAGTTGA
- the trpB gene encoding tryptophan synthase subunit beta, whose product MNQTPKPNSFRSGPDEDGRFGIYGGRFVAETLMPLILDLQDEWNKAKNDPEFQAELKHLGAHYIGRPSPLYFAERLTAELGGAKIYFKREELNHTGSHKINNCIGQILLAKRMGKTRIIAETGAGQHGVASATVAARFGLPCVVYMGATDVERQAPNVFRMKLLGAEVKPVTAGHGTLKDAMNEALRDWVTNVDDTYYLIGTAAGPHPYPEMVRDFQAVIGTEAREQILEAEGRLPDLIIAAVGGGSNAIGIFHPFLDDAGVEIVGVEAGGKGLNGDEHCASITAGSPGVLHGNRTYLLQDGDGQIKEGHSISAGLDYPGIGPEHSYLNDIGRVEYVPIMDHEALEAFQTLTRLEGIIPALEPSHALAEVIKRAPKMGKDEIILMNLSGRGDKDIFTVGKILGMGE is encoded by the coding sequence GTGAACCAGACGCCAAAACCGAATTCCTTCCGCTCCGGCCCTGATGAAGACGGCCGTTTCGGTATCTACGGCGGCCGTTTCGTCGCCGAGACGCTGATGCCTTTGATCCTCGACCTACAGGACGAGTGGAACAAGGCGAAGAATGATCCGGAATTTCAGGCTGAACTGAAGCATCTCGGCGCTCACTATATCGGCCGCCCGAGCCCGCTCTATTTCGCCGAGCGCCTGACGGCTGAACTCGGTGGCGCGAAGATCTACTTCAAGCGCGAGGAGCTGAACCATACCGGTTCGCACAAGATCAACAATTGCATCGGCCAGATCCTGCTTGCCAAGCGCATGGGCAAGACCCGGATCATCGCTGAAACCGGTGCCGGCCAGCATGGCGTTGCATCTGCGACGGTCGCTGCCCGTTTCGGTCTTCCCTGCGTCGTTTACATGGGCGCAACCGATGTCGAGCGCCAGGCGCCGAACGTGTTCCGCATGAAGCTGCTCGGTGCCGAAGTGAAGCCCGTGACTGCCGGCCACGGCACGCTCAAGGACGCCATGAACGAGGCGCTACGCGACTGGGTCACGAACGTCGACGACACTTACTACTTGATCGGCACGGCCGCCGGCCCGCATCCCTACCCGGAAATGGTCCGCGACTTCCAGGCCGTCATCGGCACCGAAGCCCGTGAGCAAATCTTGGAAGCCGAAGGGCGCCTGCCGGATCTCATCATCGCTGCCGTCGGCGGCGGTTCAAACGCGATCGGCATTTTCCATCCGTTCCTCGATGACGCGGGCGTCGAGATCGTCGGTGTCGAAGCCGGCGGCAAGGGCCTCAATGGCGACGAGCACTGCGCCTCGATCACGGCAGGCTCGCCTGGTGTCCTGCATGGCAATCGCACTTACCTGTTGCAGGATGGCGACGGCCAGATCAAGGAGGGCCATTCGATTTCCGCGGGTCTCGACTATCCCGGCATCGGCCCCGAGCATTCCTACCTGAACGACATCGGCCGCGTCGAATACGTGCCGATCATGGACCATGAGGCACTCGAAGCCTTCCAGACGCTCACCCGCCTTGAAGGCATCATTCCGGCGCTGGAGCCGTCGCACGCTCTGGCCGAAGTCATCAAGCGGGCCCCGAAGATGGGCAAGGACGAGATCATCCTGATGAACCTCTCCGGCCGCGGCGACAAGGACATCTTCACTGTCGGCAAGATTCTGGGAATGGGTGAGTAA
- the trpA gene encoding tryptophan synthase subunit alpha, which produces MTARMDKRFADLKAEGRPALVTYFMGGDPDYETSLGIMKALPEAGSDVIELGMPFSDPMADGPAIQMAGQRALKGGQTLKKTLQLAADFRKTDDATPIVMMGYYNPIYIYGVDKFLDDALAAGIDGLIVVDLPPEMDDELCIPALKKGINFIRLATPTTDEKRLPTVLRNTSGFVYYVSMNGITGSALPDPSLVSGAVKRIKEHTKLPVCVGFGVKTADHAKVIGSSADGVVVGTAIVNQVATSLTKDGKATADTVQAVATLVRGLSTGTRSARLVAAE; this is translated from the coding sequence ATGACCGCACGTATGGATAAACGCTTCGCCGATCTGAAGGCGGAAGGCCGACCGGCACTCGTCACCTATTTCATGGGCGGTGATCCGGACTACGAAACCTCGCTCGGCATCATGAAGGCTCTGCCGGAGGCCGGTTCCGACGTTATCGAACTCGGCATGCCGTTCTCCGATCCGATGGCCGACGGTCCAGCGATCCAGATGGCAGGCCAGCGTGCTCTCAAGGGCGGCCAGACGCTGAAGAAGACGCTGCAGCTTGCCGCCGATTTCCGTAAGACCGACGACGCCACGCCGATCGTGATGATGGGGTACTACAACCCGATCTACATCTACGGCGTGGACAAGTTCCTGGACGACGCGCTGGCGGCCGGCATCGACGGGCTCATTGTGGTCGACCTTCCGCCGGAAATGGATGACGAACTTTGCATCCCAGCCCTCAAGAAGGGGATCAATTTCATTCGTCTGGCGACCCCGACGACCGACGAAAAGCGTCTGCCGACCGTTCTGCGGAACACCTCCGGCTTCGTCTATTACGTCTCGATGAATGGCATCACCGGCTCGGCCCTGCCCGACCCCTCTCTCGTGTCGGGTGCCGTCAAGCGCATCAAGGAGCACACCAAGCTGCCCGTCTGCGTCGGTTTCGGGGTCAAGACCGCCGACCACGCAAAGGTCATCGGCAGCTCGGCCGATGGTGTTGTTGTCGGTACTGCAATCGTCAATCAGGTGGCAACGAGCCTCACCAAGGACGGGAAGGCAACCGCCGATACCGTTCAGGCCGTCGCCACGCTCGTTCGTGGACTGTCAACGGGCACACGTTCGGCGCGCCTTGTTGCTGCCGAATAG
- the accD gene encoding acetyl-CoA carboxylase, carboxyltransferase subunit beta → MNWITNYVRPRINSMLGRREVPENLWIKCPETGEMVFHKDLEDNKWVIPASGYHMKMPAKARLADLFDDGAYEALVQPKVAQDPLRFRDSKKYTDRLRDSRIKTDQEDTIVAGVGKVRGLKLVAVVHEFNFMGGSLGIAAGEAIVKAFERAIAEKCPLVMFPASGGARMQEGILSLMQLPRTTVAVDMLKEAGQPYIVVLTNPTTGGVTASYAMLGDLHLAEPGAEICFAGKRVIEQTIREKLPEGFQTSEYLLEHGMVDMVVKRHDIPDTLARVLKILTKKPAAYLSKENSGTLAIAASA, encoded by the coding sequence TTGAACTGGATCACCAACTACGTCCGCCCCCGCATCAATTCCATGCTGGGCCGCCGCGAAGTGCCGGAGAACCTCTGGATCAAGTGCCCGGAAACGGGCGAGATGGTCTTCCATAAGGATCTGGAAGACAACAAGTGGGTCATCCCGGCCTCGGGCTATCACATGAAGATGCCCGCGAAGGCACGACTTGCCGATCTTTTCGATGACGGCGCTTATGAAGCGCTCGTACAGCCGAAGGTCGCGCAGGACCCGTTGAGGTTTCGCGATTCCAAGAAGTATACGGATCGCCTTCGCGACAGCCGCATCAAGACCGACCAGGAAGACACGATCGTGGCCGGTGTCGGCAAGGTTCGCGGTCTGAAGCTCGTCGCTGTCGTACATGAGTTCAACTTCATGGGCGGTTCGCTCGGCATTGCCGCCGGCGAGGCGATTGTCAAGGCATTCGAGCGCGCCATCGCCGAGAAGTGCCCGCTGGTCATGTTCCCGGCTTCGGGTGGCGCTCGCATGCAGGAAGGCATCCTGTCGCTCATGCAGCTGCCGCGCACGACCGTTGCCGTCGACATGCTGAAGGAGGCGGGGCAGCCTTACATCGTTGTGCTGACAAACCCGACCACTGGCGGTGTCACGGCATCCTACGCGATGCTCGGCGACCTGCATCTGGCCGAGCCCGGCGCGGAAATCTGCTTTGCCGGCAAGCGCGTCATCGAGCAGACGATCCGCGAAAAGCTGCCGGAAGGCTTCCAGACGTCGGAATACCTGCTGGAGCACGGTATGGTCGATATGGTGGTCAAACGCCACGATATTCCGGATACGCTGGCACGTGTCCTGAAAATCCTGACGAAGAAGCCTGCGGCGTACCTCTCCAAGGAAAACAGCGGGACGCTTGCGATAGCCGCTAGCGCCTGA